One Lycium barbarum isolate Lr01 chromosome 5, ASM1917538v2, whole genome shotgun sequence genomic window carries:
- the LOC132641832 gene encoding aspartyl protease family protein 2, translating to MATTSPFLSLLLFSLFFFFSSATTFSTTNRRIKKVEYLKLPLLHKDTFPSNPSQSLSSDIHRLNTLYSSLLHRSAKLPLTSGASSGSGQYFVDLRLGTPPQRLLLVADTGSDLVWVTCSACRKCTRGRGNSAFLARHSSTYFPYHCYDKKCNLVPKPKGVACNHTRQHSPCRYEYSYSDKSETKGFFSTETTTLNASSGSSVKFKKLSFGCSFQASGPSITGPSFNGAQGVMGLGRGSISLASQLGRRFGNKFSYCLMDYTLSPTPTSYLLIGRSNTVNASKMSYTPMINNPFTSTFYYIGIESVYIEDVKLPIRPSVWAIDELGNGGTVIDSGTTLTFLAEPAYRRIVRAFKRLVKLPKADDKTMGFDLCVNVSGVVRPSFPKMSFKLSGGSVLSPPPRNYFIDTAVDVKCLALQPLTAPSGFSVIGNLMQQGFVFEFDRDRSRIGFSRRGCGKP from the exons ATGGCAACAACATCACCATTCTTGTCCCTtcttctcttctctctctttttcttcttctcctccgcCACCACTTTCTCCACCACCAACCGCCGCATAAAAAAAGTCGAATACTTAAAACTCCCATTACTCCATAAAGACACATTTCCCTCAAATCCTTCACAATCACTCTCTTCTGATATCCACCGTTTAAACACCCTTTACTCCTCCCTTCTCCACCGTAGCGCTAAGCTCCCGCTAACTTCCGGTGCTTCCTCCGGCAGCGGACAGTACTTTGTCGATCTCCGACTAG gtaCGCCACCGCAACGCCTCCTTTTAGTGGCCGACACAGGTAGTGACCTTGTTTGGGTAACTTGTTCCGCCTGCCGTAAGTGCACGCGCGGCCGTGGCAACTCAGCATTCCTCGCACGCCACTCTTCAACTTACTTCCCTTACCATTGCTACGACAAGAAATGTAACCTCGTACCAAAACCAAAAGGTGTCGCGTGTAACCACACGCGCCAACATAGCCCGTGTAGATACGAATACTCTTATTCGGACAAGTCGGAAACTAAAGGTTTCTTCTCAACTGAAACGACGACGCTGAATGCCAGCTCAGGTAGTTCAGTTAAGTTTAAGAAATTATCATTTGGTTGTAGTTTTCAAGCATCCGGTCCAAGCATAACCGGTCCGAGTTTTAATGGTGCACAAGGAGTTATGGGTTTGGGCCGCGGTTCAATTTCATTAGCGAGTCAACTGGGCCGCCGGTTCGGTAACAAGTTTTCTTATTGCTTAATGGACTATACATTATCTCCAACTCCAACTAGTTATTTACTAATCGGACGGTCAAACACGGTCAACGCTTCGAAAATGAGTTACACCCCAATGATAAATAATCCGTTTACTTCGACGTTTTATTATATTGGAATCGAAAGTGTTTATATTGAGGATGTGAAATTACCGATACGCCCTTCGGTTTGGGCAATTGATGAGTTAGGTAACGGTGGGACCGTTATAGATTCAGGGACAACATTGACATTTCTCGCCGAGCCGGCTTATAGGCGTATAGTTCGAGCGTTTAAGCGGCTCGTCAAGCTGCCCAAAGCCGATGATAAGACTATGGGGTTTGACTTGTGTGTTAACGTGTCGGGTGTGGTGCGACCGAGTTTCCCAAAGATGAGTTTTAAACTGAGTGGTGGCTCGGTTTTGTCACCGCCACCCAGGAATTACTTTATTGATACGGCGGTGGACGTTAAATGCTTGGCATTGCAGCCGTTGACCGCGCCGTCGGGGTTCTCGGTTATTGGAAACCTAATGCAACAAGGGTTCGTGTTTGAATTCGATAGGGATCGATCGCGAATTGGTTTTTCCCGGCGTGGTTGTGGCAAGCCATGA
- the LOC132642807 gene encoding transcription factor TCP24-like → MFPKSNIIHDPFSNKSQELLKESYTHHYHQSPSSTIVEEDLSFFLNFPSPFLDDHELPLSQIFSQQHHQELEASDNHDTDQADPDNSIKDNHNAGNSRSARLNSKILGDQSSNSASKVKPIEPASSPSSKKRKLSAKPRRRPGKKDRHSKICTAQGVRDRRMRLSLQIARKFFDLQDMLGFDKASETIEWLFSKSKNAIKELSRNIPQENYSSHDNNGAKSEYEDHRNLRKIESRDKPRDKAREKTKEKIMIKSGHNKKCNQELCETNPKNIDNLRSNSQSLEHQSANVGIVESYLGGASCSSITSIFDYDNNGLIKGSIDISDNCFMGFLENCTMTNEVAQIPFAGNNPSSVYLDNSRFHQF, encoded by the coding sequence ATGTTTCCTAAAAGCAACATCATCCATGACCCTTTTTCCAACAAATCACAAGAATTGCTTAAAGAGTCTTATACACATCATTATCACCAAAGCCCTAGTTCAACAATAGTAGAAGAagacctttcttttttcttgaactttccttCGCCATTTCTTGATGACCATGAACTCCCATTAAGCCAAATATTTTCCCAACAGCATCATCAAGAGCTAGAGGCTAGTGATAACCATGACACTGACCAAGCTGATCCTGACAATTCCATCAAAGATAACCATAATGCTGGCAATTCAAGATCTGCACGACTCAACTCGAAAATCTTGGGAGACCAGAGTTCAAATTCGGCCAGCAAGGTAAAACCTATTGAGCCTGCCTCATCACCAtcatcaaagaagagaaaacTAAGTGCAAAACCACGAAGAAGACCAGGAAAAAAGGATAGGCATAGCAAGATTTGCACAGCACAAGGTGTGAGAGACCGGAGGATGAGATTGTCCCTTCAAATAGCGCGTAAGTTCTTCGATCTACAAGACATGTTAGGGTTTGATAAGGCAAGTGAAACCATTGAATGGTTGTTTTCCAAGTCCAAGAATGCCATCAAGGAGCTCTCAAGAAACATCCCACAAGAGAATTATAGTAGTCATGACAACAATGGAGCTAAGAGTGAATATGAAGATCATAGAAATTTGAGAAAGATTGAGTCAAGGGACAAGCCAAGAGATAAGGCAAGGGAGAAAACCAAAGAGAAAATAATGATTAAATCAGGCCACAACAAAAAGTGCAATCAAGAATTGTGTGAAACAAACCCTAAAAATATTGATAACTTAAGGTCAAATTCACAATCTCTTGAACATCAATCTGCTAATGTTGGGATCGTGGAAAGTTACTTAGGTGGTGCAAGTTGTTCTTCAATAACTTCTATATTTGACTATGACAACAACGGACTAATCAAAGGAAGCATAGATATTTCTGACAATTGCTTCATGGGGTTTCTTGAAAATTGTACAATGACAAATGAGGTGGCTCAAATCCCATTTGCAGGTAATAACCCTAGCTCAGTTTATTTGGACAATTCAAGGTTTCATCAATTTTAG